AGTTTCCTTATAAAAACCAAACTTCCCAAGTCTCAAACCTGAATTATAGTCAACTCTGCATAATGGCATTCTTTTGTTACCATTAATTATAACGGCATCATATCCAATCCTCACATCATTATCATAAATCACTTTTGAATAAACACCGGTTGTTCTATTGTCTATCATGTTTTCGATGTATGACGTTTTTCCTTTACCCTGTGAACCTGTGATAATAATTATCTGCTTCGTCATTGCCTTAAACCTTTCGTGCCAGACATCAGTCAGATAGGTAAGTTCATTGATAAACCTACCCGGATTAAGAATGGAAGTTATTCCCTTAGATGTATTGATAATCTCGGGTACTGCTGCAAAGGCAAGATTAAGAGCTTCCGAAAAGTTTTTATTCAATTTCCCGTGAAGAAACGATGTAAATGTATTCTTGCTAATCTCTGAACTTATCGAACTGAAGCCAACGGTTATAAGCAGTACTCTTAAAAACATTTCTATGCCTGTTAATATCGACTTATCCAATTCAGTATTCAAAACAAAAGTTAATACAAATGTCGTAAGCCCTGTAAATACTAGTATCTGCAGCCAAAGCTTGTAATTCCTGAATATCCTTCTTGAATTTTTGTATCTAAAAATTACGTACACAATATAACTCACAATTAGCACCGAACACACCAAGAGATACTCTTTAATAAAAAATAGAATTGTAATTATTATGCCCGCATTAACAATTATATTCAGATATATTAATCCGATTCCTTCCTTCTTTTCATAAACCAAAGTAGGTCTGAAAAAACTGTTATTTTTGTCTTCAAAGTCAAAGACTGTATTCTTCTTTCCCGATACATAACCGAGTGTTGCCGCGAGTCCTCCGAACACAAAGTTTATCGAAAGTAATACAAGTAGCACAACAATCGAATCTGTATTTTCTAAGTTGATAAGTTTAAAAAGGAATTCAATGCTCTTATCAAAAACAACTATCAGGTTCCAGCCGTACACAATCAGCAGGTTAACAAGTTTCTGTATCAGCGGCAAACACAAAGTAAGTCCGCCGCCAAGAATAAACCCTAAAGCATTCATGCCAAAAATTCTCAAAGCAATCTCAAGCATAATACTCTCTGATACTATTCCAATAATAGGACCAAAAACCTTCACTCCGGGTGTGAAGAACTTCATCATTCCACATATAAGACCTGCTCGCCATATCAAGCCTTTTAACTTCCATCTTACACTTGCTGCTGTCAGAAAATATATTGCGAAGAATGTTAAAATCTCTCCCGTAAACGGCATTCTGAAACCATGCAGAAAATTACCCACAATTATTTCAATAGATGCCCAGATGCTTCCCAGCACCGCAGCCCTCATCCATATATCCGATTTTGTTTTGATATTAAAATTTCAGTTTTCACAAAATAATTAATAACTCTTGCTTAAAACATGGAAATATTAATCTTAACTTTATTATTAATGTTCAATAAAAATCATATTAATACTGCAAAATTTTGATTCTCAACT
The window above is part of the Ignavibacteria bacterium genome. Proteins encoded here:
- a CDS encoding nucleoside-triphosphatase, whose translation is MRAAVLGSIWASIEIIVGNFLHGFRMPFTGEILTFFAIYFLTAASVRWKLKGLIWRAGLICGMMKFFTPGVKVFGPIIGIVSESIMLEIALRIFGMNALGFILGGGLTLCLPLIQKLVNLLIVYGWNLIVVFDKSIEFLFKLINLENTDSIVVLLVLLSINFVFGGLAATLGYVSGKKNTVFDFEDKNNSFFRPTLVYEKKEGIGLIYLNIIVNAGIIITILFFIKEYLLVCSVLIVSYIVYVIFRYKNSRRIFRNYKLWLQILVFTGLTTFVLTFVLNTELDKSILTGIEMFLRVLLITVGFSSISSEISKNTFTSFLHGKLNKNFSEALNLAFAAVPEIINTSKGITSILNPGRFINELTYLTDVWHERFKAMTKQIIIITGSQGKGKTSYIENMIDNRTTGVYSKVIYDNDVRIGYDAVIINGNKRMPLCRVDYNSGLRLGKFGFYKETFRMITDKIMSWDKNSYDKIIIDEIGLLEKDKTGWYDLMTWANSEKDIRLIISVRKDIVEGIIEYLSGRDYEVVDLDLRIEKRANAERTDFI